Proteins from one Methanobrevibacter arboriphilus JCM 13429 = DSM 1125 genomic window:
- the mvhG gene encoding F420-non-reducing hydrogenase subunit MvhG — MAEKAKIGTMWLGGCSGCHLSIADFHESLLDVLELADFEFSPVLMDTKYDEIPEMDVLIVEGGIRNEENRELAEELREKAKFVICYGTCSTYGGIPGLGNLYTVEELEKEAYINSPSTPNEEGIIPNEDVPALESRLRPLGEVIDVDLIVPGCPPRSDVVAEAVLSLLRGETVELPTTNLCEVCPREKPPEGLSMDFIKRQFEIGKPEDDLCLIPQGLICMGPATVSLCGAECPSIAIQCRGCYGPTAKVKDQGAKMISAIASDYGVEEDKTIDPEQVADQLDDIVGTFYTYTLPAALIPAKMQNGGK; from the coding sequence ATGGCAGAAAAAGCAAAAATAGGAACTATGTGGCTCGGAGGATGCTCTGGTTGTCACTTATCTATTGCTGATTTTCACGAATCTTTATTAGATGTTTTAGAATTAGCTGATTTCGAATTTTCACCAGTTTTAATGGATACAAAATACGATGAAATACCTGAAATGGATGTATTGATTGTTGAAGGTGGAATTCGTAATGAAGAAAACAGAGAACTAGCTGAAGAATTAAGAGAAAAAGCAAAATTTGTTATATGTTATGGAACTTGTTCTACATATGGTGGAATACCAGGACTTGGTAATTTATATACTGTAGAAGAATTAGAAAAAGAAGCATATATCAACTCTCCAAGTACTCCTAATGAAGAAGGAATTATTCCTAATGAAGATGTACCAGCATTAGAAAGCAGACTTAGACCTTTAGGAGAAGTAATCGATGTGGATTTAATTGTCCCAGGTTGTCCTCCAAGATCTGATGTTGTAGCTGAAGCTGTTCTATCATTATTAAGAGGAGAAACTGTAGAACTCCCTACTACTAACCTTTGTGAAGTTTGTCCAAGAGAAAAACCACCTGAAGGTTTATCCATGGATTTCATTAAAAGGCAATTTGAAATTGGAAAACCTGAAGATGACTTATGTTTAATACCTCAAGGTTTAATCTGTATGGGACCAGCTACTGTATCCTTATGTGGTGCAGAATGCCCATCTATAGCTATCCAATGTAGAGGTTGTTATGGACCTACTGCTAAAGTTAAAGATCAAGGTGCTAAAATGATTAGTGCTATTGCATCTGATTATGGAGTAGAAGAAGATAAAACTATTGACCCAGAACAAGTAGCTGATCAATTAGATGATATTGTTGGTACCTTCTATACTTACACTTTACCAGCTGCTTTAATACCTGCAAAAATGCAAAATGGGGGTAAATAA
- the sufC gene encoding Fe-S cluster assembly ATPase SufC produces the protein MLLEITDLAVEVNGKRVLKDIDLTIKEGETHVLLGPNGSGKSTLFMSILGFPKYKIVNGSILFKGENITNLNTTERVKRGIGVSFQNPPAIRGVNLKDLLKVESGQNIKDENLTPEMQLLADKLKFDEDFLERDVNLGFSGGEVKRSEILQLLAQKPDFTMFDEPDSGVDIENVELLAEEINMLLDKDKKPGQRMRSGLLITHLGYILNFVGADMAHVLMDGKIACSGNPSEILDDIRKEGFKGCVECAKCITKS, from the coding sequence ATGTTACTTGAAATAACTGATTTAGCTGTTGAAGTTAATGGAAAGAGAGTTTTAAAAGACATAGATTTAACTATAAAAGAAGGAGAAACTCATGTACTATTAGGGCCAAATGGAAGTGGTAAAAGTACATTATTTATGAGCATTCTTGGATTTCCAAAATATAAGATTGTCAACGGTAGTATATTATTTAAAGGAGAAAATATAACCAATCTTAATACAACAGAAAGAGTCAAAAGAGGAATTGGTGTTAGTTTTCAAAACCCTCCAGCAATTAGAGGAGTGAATTTAAAAGATTTACTTAAAGTAGAAAGTGGGCAGAATATAAAGGATGAAAATCTTACTCCTGAAATGCAGTTACTTGCAGATAAACTTAAATTTGATGAAGATTTTCTTGAAAGAGATGTGAATCTTGGATTTTCTGGAGGAGAAGTTAAAAGGTCTGAAATACTTCAATTACTTGCTCAAAAACCAGATTTTACAATGTTTGATGAACCAGATTCTGGTGTTGATATTGAAAATGTAGAATTACTTGCTGAGGAAATAAATATGTTACTTGATAAAGATAAAAAACCAGGTCAAAGAATGAGATCAGGTTTACTTATTACTCATTTAGGTTACATACTTAACTTTGTTGGAGCAGATATGGCTCATGTATTAATGGATGGAAAAATAGCTTGTTCTGGAAACCCTAGCGAAATATTAGACGATATAAGGAAAGAAGGATTTAAAGGATGTGTTGAGTGTGCGAAATGTATTACAAAAAGCTGA
- a CDS encoding 4Fe-4S binding protein gives MIVVNQEDCIKCGACEGTCPSAAIELEDQKVVYCDICGGEPKCVETCPQGALSVDELLINENGDTQARIVFNPAKCNECGDCVEICPPQTLKLCDCEGALNLQGFCVMCQKCVDICPVEVIGIPGIKEPKTREIDITEPIFIKDCVGCGTCVPECPVDAITLSEVGGVIDIDEDTCIKCGICSQTCPWDAVFISKKRPEKRSKEIKSFTINEDTCIGCNTCVDVCPGNFIETKSNLTVDLPDVCAACSLCEKLCPVDAISLDVEWGDAKPANEEGVVNNPEKCDFLGPCAVSCPSEAIRVVRKDGVQIPGEIQTNKEPSFNMCVRCGACAAKCPEGALTLAPIDKVSNGEIVQRNRIVFNPSKCNQCGDCIDVCPYDMLKLKDEGNLPLVGFCTLCEQCIDACPKDAMEFK, from the coding sequence ATGATCGTAGTCAATCAAGAAGACTGCATCAAGTGTGGAGCATGTGAAGGAACCTGCCCATCTGCAGCTATCGAATTAGAGGACCAAAAAGTCGTCTACTGTGATATCTGTGGTGGAGAACCTAAATGTGTTGAAACTTGCCCACAAGGTGCACTCAGTGTGGATGAATTACTCATTAATGAGAATGGAGACACCCAAGCAAGAATTGTTTTCAATCCAGCTAAATGTAATGAATGTGGAGATTGTGTAGAAATATGCCCTCCTCAAACATTAAAACTCTGTGATTGTGAAGGAGCTTTAAACTTACAAGGTTTCTGTGTAATGTGTCAAAAATGTGTAGACATTTGTCCTGTTGAAGTAATTGGAATTCCAGGAATTAAAGAACCTAAAACTCGTGAAATTGATATTACTGAGCCTATCTTTATTAAAGATTGTGTTGGTTGTGGAACTTGTGTTCCAGAATGTCCTGTTGATGCTATTACACTTTCAGAAGTTGGTGGAGTAATAGATATTGATGAAGATACTTGTATTAAGTGTGGAATTTGTTCTCAAACTTGTCCATGGGATGCAGTATTTATATCAAAGAAAAGACCTGAAAAACGTTCTAAAGAAATTAAATCCTTTACTATAAATGAAGATACTTGTATTGGTTGTAATACTTGTGTTGATGTTTGTCCTGGAAATTTCATTGAAACTAAATCTAATTTAACAGTAGATCTTCCTGATGTTTGTGCTGCTTGTAGTTTATGTGAAAAACTCTGTCCAGTTGATGCTATTAGTTTAGATGTCGAATGGGGAGATGCTAAGCCTGCAAACGAGGAAGGAGTTGTTAACAATCCTGAAAAATGTGATTTCTTAGGACCTTGTGCTGTTTCTTGTCCTTCTGAAGCTATTCGCGTAGTCAGAAAAGACGGTGTACAAATTCCTGGAGAAATACAAACTAACAAAGAACCATCATTCAATATGTGTGTTAGATGTGGTGCATGTGCTGCAAAATGTCCTGAAGGGGCTTTAACTTTAGCACCTATTGATAAAGTAAGTAATGGTGAAATTGTTCAAAGAAACAGAATTGTTTTCAATCCATCTAAATGTAATCAGTGTGGAGATTGTATCGATGTTTGTCCATATGATATGTTGAAACTTAAAGATGAAGGTAATTTACCTCTCGTTGGTTTCTGTACTTTATGTGAACAATGTATAGATGCATGTCCTAAAGATGCAATGGAATTTAAATAA
- a CDS encoding DedA family protein, with product MLEAVTIQLQSFFIEYGAIGVFLGCIIEEIIAPIPSTIIILGSSFFILDGQALGLSSITNLILNISIPAALGMTIGSLFIYGLCYYIGKPFINKWGKYLAIRWEDIEKTDEKLQNQNKDEVILFGIRAIPIVPSVAISAFCGIIRYDLKKYILITFLGGLVRATVLGFLGWQFGNIYRDISNQISFLEEIVVIIGVIGVIGYIFYNKRKKAKK from the coding sequence ATGTTAGAAGCAGTAACTATACAATTACAATCTTTCTTTATTGAATACGGAGCAATAGGAGTATTTCTTGGATGTATAATTGAAGAAATAATAGCTCCAATTCCCTCAACCATAATTATTTTAGGAAGCAGCTTTTTTATATTAGACGGGCAAGCACTTGGATTAAGTTCAATCACAAATCTTATTTTGAATATATCGATTCCTGCAGCTCTTGGAATGACAATAGGATCGTTGTTTATATATGGTCTTTGTTATTATATTGGAAAACCTTTTATAAATAAATGGGGAAAATATTTAGCTATTAGATGGGAAGATATAGAAAAAACTGACGAAAAACTTCAAAATCAGAATAAAGATGAAGTAATATTATTTGGAATACGTGCAATTCCAATAGTTCCAAGTGTTGCAATAAGTGCATTTTGTGGAATAATCAGGTATGATTTAAAAAAATATATTCTAATAACATTTCTAGGAGGATTAGTAAGAGCAACTGTTCTTGGATTTTTAGGATGGCAATTTGGAAATATTTATAGAGATATATCTAATCAAATCTCATTTTTAGAAGAGATAGTTGTAATAATTGGAGTTATAGGAGTTATCGGATATATTTTTTATAATAAAAGAAAAAAAGCTAAAAAATAA
- a CDS encoding Ni/Fe hydrogenase subunit alpha, whose translation MVKLTMEPVTRIEGHAKITVQLDDAGNVQDTRLHVMEFRGFEKFMQGRPVEEAPRIVPRICGICDVQHHLAAAKAADQCYGFEDNDILPAAYKMRELMNWGSFMHSHALHFYFLAAPDLVIPDGNRKTRNVFQIIKDMPDVALQAIQMRKNGLDIVKAVGGRPIHPTSSTPGGISTELDAETQKDLLGKAQQNVELAQATLDLAIPIFEEKIDLVDSLGNFGDTRHCGLTNGGVWDVYNGDVRIKSKDGSKVEYEYNNLEYLDVVAEHVKPYSWLKFPYIKELGYPDGIYRVAPLSRINVADKMPDAAPLAQDRFKEFHDKFGYAQAPLLFHWARLIELLASAESAANHLEGDLSAQKFPDAIERVAGEGAGIVEAPRGTLIHHYKTDDDGLMTNVNIVVATIQNNPAMEMGIQKVAKDYIKPGVEVDDSIFNLMEMVIRAYDPCLSCATHSMDSQMRLATIEVYDSEGNLINKI comes from the coding sequence ATGGTAAAACTTACTATGGAACCTGTAACTCGTATTGAAGGGCATGCAAAAATCACTGTCCAACTTGACGATGCAGGGAACGTACAAGATACAAGATTACATGTAATGGAATTTAGAGGATTTGAAAAATTCATGCAAGGACGTCCTGTTGAAGAAGCTCCAAGGATCGTTCCTAGAATTTGTGGTATTTGTGATGTACAACACCACTTAGCTGCTGCAAAAGCTGCTGATCAATGTTATGGATTTGAAGACAATGATATTTTACCTGCTGCTTATAAAATGAGAGAATTAATGAACTGGGGTTCATTTATGCATTCTCATGCTTTACACTTTTATTTCTTAGCAGCTCCGGATTTAGTCATTCCTGATGGAAACAGAAAAACAAGAAATGTTTTCCAAATCATTAAAGATATGCCTGATGTGGCATTACAAGCTATTCAAATGAGGAAAAATGGTTTAGATATTGTTAAAGCTGTTGGTGGAAGACCAATTCACCCAACCTCATCAACTCCTGGTGGAATATCCACTGAACTCGATGCTGAAACTCAAAAAGATTTACTTGGTAAAGCACAACAAAATGTAGAATTAGCTCAAGCAACTTTAGACTTAGCTATTCCTATATTTGAAGAAAAAATAGACTTAGTGGATTCTTTAGGTAACTTTGGTGACACCAGACATTGTGGTTTAACTAATGGCGGTGTATGGGATGTTTATAATGGTGATGTAAGAATCAAAAGTAAAGATGGTTCTAAAGTTGAATATGAATATAATAACCTCGAATACTTAGATGTTGTTGCAGAGCATGTAAAACCATACTCTTGGTTAAAATTCCCTTATATCAAAGAATTAGGTTATCCTGATGGTATTTACAGAGTAGCTCCATTATCAAGAATTAATGTAGCTGACAAAATGCCTGATGCTGCACCACTCGCTCAAGACAGATTTAAAGAATTCCATGATAAATTTGGCTATGCTCAAGCACCATTACTCTTCCACTGGGCAAGATTAATAGAACTATTAGCTTCAGCTGAATCTGCTGCTAACCACTTAGAAGGTGACTTATCTGCTCAAAAATTCCCAGATGCTATTGAAAGAGTAGCTGGTGAAGGTGCAGGTATTGTAGAAGCTCCTCGTGGAACTTTAATACACCATTATAAAACTGATGATGATGGTTTAATGACCAATGTTAACATTGTAGTTGCAACCATCCAAAATAATCCAGCAATGGAAATGGGTATTCAAAAAGTAGCTAAAGACTATATCAAACCTGGCGTTGAAGTAGATGACAGTATTTTCAACTTAATGGAAATGGTTATCAGAGCTTACGACCCATGTTTATCTTGTGCTACTCACTCAATGGATAGTCAAATGAGATTAGCTACTATAGAAGTTTATGATAGTGAAGGCAATTTAATTAACAAAATCTAA
- a CDS encoding hydrogenase iron-sulfur subunit, with the protein MAEDDVKIVMFCCNWCSYGGADTAGTARMQYPPNIRVIRVMCSGRIEPQFILKAFREGADGVIVAGCHHGDCHYDAGNYKLDRRMRLVYKLAEDMGIGKERIYHDWISASEGEKFAETVKMMVNRIKELGPAPLKEQLDAEA; encoded by the coding sequence ATGGCTGAAGATGACGTAAAAATTGTAATGTTTTGTTGCAACTGGTGTTCCTATGGAGGAGCAGATACTGCAGGTACAGCAAGAATGCAATATCCACCAAATATTAGGGTTATTAGGGTAATGTGTTCTGGAAGAATTGAACCTCAGTTTATATTGAAAGCATTCCGTGAAGGAGCAGATGGTGTAATAGTTGCAGGATGCCATCATGGAGACTGCCATTATGATGCAGGTAACTACAAGTTAGACAGAAGAATGAGATTAGTTTATAAGTTAGCTGAAGATATGGGCATTGGAAAAGAAAGAATATACCATGATTGGATTTCTGCATCTGAAGGTGAAAAATTTGCAGAAACTGTTAAAATGATGGTAAATCGTATCAAAGAGTTAGGTCCTGCACCTTTAAAAGAACAACTTGACGCTGAAGCTTAA